The genomic DNA GTCGTGGTGGCGCAGCCCGACGTCCGTGGTCGCCTCCCATCCGAAGTAACGCCCGCCCACGGACTCGGCGAGGCCGGTCAGATACGTGCGCGCGACCGGAATGGTGGTGCGGTTCGTGGGCTTGTCGGCGCGCGCGACCGCCGCCCGCCACACCTGCCCCTTCCGCGTCACGCCGACGGGGGTCCACTCCGCCGAGACGGCGGCGAGGAGCCGCTGGGCGGACGCCTCGTCCGGGAAATCCAGGAAGTGGGTCTGAGGGCGCGGAACCGAGAGGTCGGAGCGCTTGGCCAGGGTGCTCAGCAGGACGTGGTCGTCGGGATGAATGTTCTCAGTCATGGATCCTGCCTGCTCGGACGGTGACGGGCCAGGTGACGGTGCGCGGCTGCCCGGGATCGCCCCAGGCGTCGGCCAGCGCGGCGGCGAAGTCAGTGAGCTCGGTGGAGCCGCGCCGCAGCGACTCCTTCGTAGCCGACCACGTGCCGAGGTAGTCGATGAACTGCCGGTGGGTGTAGCGGCGGATGATCGGCGGGCAGTCGACGGCCAGCGGGGCAAAGGGGAAGGGCAGGGCGGCGAGGCCCTCCTCGACGTGGCGGCGGCGGGGATCCCAGAAGCGGTGGAAATCACCCCGGTAGAACTCCCGGTACATCTCGTCGAGACCCTCCAGGTGGCAGAGGCCATAGCTGATCAAGGCGATGGCCGAGCCTTCCGCCGCGAGGGAACGGACGCGGTCGTAGAAGGCGTCGAGGTCGTCGATCCAGTGGGCCGCCTGGGCGACGGTCACCAGATCCACGGGCTCGTCGACGCTGACGTCCTCGGCCGCGCCGACCCGGTAGCTCACGCGCTCGTGCGGGATCGCCGAGGCGATCTGGCTCTCGGAGACGTCGACGCCGATGACCCGGTCGAAGCGGTCGGCGAGAGGAACGGTGAGCTGGCCGGTGCCGCACCCGACATCAAGGGCAAGTCGGGTGCGCGTCGGCAGGTCGGCGAGCAGGCCGGGCAGCTCCTCCGGATAGCTGGGCCGGTGGGCGGCGTAGTCGGCGCCGGCGTCAAAGATGGGGGACATGCCACCCAAGCCTAGACACCGGGCCGGGTGCGGTATCTCGGGAGTTGCGCTCCGGGTGCCGGCGCGGGTCGAGGGTGCCTCGCCCGGGGGCGCGGGGGACTGGTGGGCAGAAATGCGGAAGCGCCCCGTGGTTCATGGCCACGGGGCGCTTCCGGAATTGCTTACCGGCCACTGGTGGCCGGATTCAGTCCCTAGGGGACTGGTTGCTTCCCTACTCCCTGATTAGGAGGAGAGGCTCTCGGAGG from Corynebacterium guangdongense includes the following:
- a CDS encoding class I SAM-dependent methyltransferase encodes the protein MSPIFDAGADYAAHRPSYPEELPGLLADLPTRTRLALDVGCGTGQLTVPLADRFDRVIGVDVSESQIASAIPHERVSYRVGAAEDVSVDEPVDLVTVAQAAHWIDDLDAFYDRVRSLAAEGSAIALISYGLCHLEGLDEMYREFYRGDFHRFWDPRRRHVEEGLAALPFPFAPLAVDCPPIIRRYTHRQFIDYLGTWSATKESLRRGSTELTDFAAALADAWGDPGQPRTVTWPVTVRAGRIHD